A window from Malania oleifera isolate guangnan ecotype guangnan chromosome 7, ASM2987363v1, whole genome shotgun sequence encodes these proteins:
- the LOC131160969 gene encoding uncharacterized protein LOC131160969, whose product MVDVESGHIRTEVETSLEGTRWDGVSEFGKDESCVWRLRATQRKKHGLFEITQYKGPHTRINETLLQDHPQLKSSLVANEVVEIIKSDAGASIATLQAHLRSKYQYHVSYRKVKWAWTEIPDANNAAILTCVFWSFAPSIEGFRHCPPVLYMDGTHLYVKYKGKLLIATAPDANQQIFPVAFAIVEEESLCTWSWFLKCIQDEVTDRDNLCLISDRHVGILAAIRQNDDWQPPRAHHRFCLRHIVNNFNQRVHNTMLKRMVEIAGREHQVRKFNSMMERTLTEGGPIVKSFFEEIPPHMWTQCHDGGRSACREASRQAMESGNGYTPQMLLQMQRREMAYVGHEVINFNIERGLFSIQTTLRPPNKGQNIQTVDIKGRRCTCGK is encoded by the exons ATGGTTGATGTTGAATCCGGTCATATCAGAACTGAAGTTGAAACTTCACTCGAGGGCACTCGATGGGATGGCGTATCAGAATTTGGGAAAG ATGAGAGCTGTGTTTGGCGATTGCGTGCAACTCAACGTAAAAAGCATGGGCTGTTTGAAATTACACAATACAAAGGGCCACATACACGCATAAACGAGACTCTCTTGCAGGACCACCCACAACTGAAGTCTAGCTTAGTTGCAAATGAAGTCGTAGAAATTATCAAAAGTGATGCCGGTGCTTCTATTGCAACTTTGCAAGCACACTTGAGGTCAAAGTATCAGTACCATGTATCGTACAGAAAG GTGAAGTGGGCGTGGACAGAAATCCCTGATGCTAACAATGCTGCTATTTTGACATGTGTGTTTTGGTCATTTGCACCATCAATAGAGGGATTTCGTCATTGTCCTCCAGTTCTCTATATGGACGGAACGCACTTGTACGTAAAATATAAAGGTAAATTATTAATTGCAACGGCCCCTGATGCAAATCAACAAATATTTCCAGTAGCGTTTGCCATCGTTGAGGAGGAGAGTTTGTGCACATGGTCCTGGTTCCTTAAGTGCATTCAGGATGAAGTGACTGATCGCGATAATTTGTGTCTCATATCAGATAGACATGTCGGTATTCTTGCTGCCATTCGTCAAAACGATGACTGGCAACCGCCACGTGCGCACCATCGGTTTTGCTTACGTCACATTGTTAACAACTTCAACCAGAGGGTGCACAATACGATGCTCAAGCGGATGGTTGAAATAGCTGGTAGGGAGCACCAAGTTAGGAAATTCAATAGTATGATGGAAAGAACCCTAACAGAGGGTGGGCCTATTGTAAAGTCCTTTTTTGAAGAGAtacctcctcatatgtggacgcAATGTCACGATGGTGGTCGAAG TGCCTGCCGAGAGGCATCTCGCCAAGCAATGGAGTCAGGGAATGGTTACACACCACAAATGTTGTTGCAAATGCAGAGGAGGGAGATGGCATATGTTGGACATGAGGTTATCAACTTCAACATTGAAAGGGGGTTGTTCAGCATTCAAACTACACTGCGGCCACCAAATAAGGGTCAAAATATTCAAACAGTTGACATAAAGGGACGTCGGTGTACATGTGGGAAGTGA